A stretch of the Lolium perenne isolate Kyuss_39 chromosome 3, Kyuss_2.0, whole genome shotgun sequence genome encodes the following:
- the LOC127345794 gene encoding signal peptide peptidase 2, with amino-acid sequence MKTHERAANFALAGLSLAPLVINVNPNLNVILTACLTVYVGCYRSVKSTPPTETMSKEHAMRFPLVGSAMLLSLFLLFKFLSKDLVNTVLTAYFFVLGIAALCATLLPSVKRFLPEGWNNNEIVWRAPYFHSLSLEFTKSQVVASVPGFFFCVWYAMKKHWLANNVLGIAFCIQGIEMLSLGSFKTGGILLAGLFFYDIFWVFFTPVMVSVAKSFDAPIKLLFPTADAARPFSMLGLGDIVIPGIFVALALRFDVSRGIKNRYFNSAFLGYTAGMTVTIVVMNWFQAAQPALLYIVPGVTGFVAIHSLWNGEVKPLLEFTEAQAEEEGAGEEEDEDSSKSKKAD; translated from the exons ATGAAAACGCATGAGCGTGCCGCGAACTTTGCTCTTGCCG GTTTGAGCTTGGCGCCGCTTGTCATCAACGTGAACCCGAATTTGAACGTCATACTGACGGCATGTCTTACTGTGTACGTTGGCTGTTACCGTTCTGTCAAGTCAACTCCACCCACT GAGACAATGTCCAAAGAGCATGCTATGCGGTTCCCTTTGGTGGGGAGCGCCATGCTTTTGTCGCTGTTCCTTCTATTCAAATTCCTCTCCAAGGACTTGGTCAATACTGTTCTCACCGCCTACTTTTTCGTTCTTGGCATCGCTGCACTCTG TGCAACGTTGCTTCCTTCCGTCAAACGTTTTCTTCCAGAAGGATGGAACAATAACGAGATCGTTTGGCGTGCTCCGTATTTCCACT CACTGTCGTTGGAGTTTACCAAGTCTCAAGTTGTTGCTTCGGTCCCAGGATTTTTCTTTTGCGTATGGTATGCCATGAAGAAGCATTGGCTAGCAAACAATGTTCTGGGAATTGCTTTCTGTATTCAG GGAATTGAGATGCTATCACTAGGATCATTCAAAACTGGTGGTATTCTCTTG GCAGGACTTTTCTTCTATGACATCTTCTGGGTTTTCTTCACTCCAGTTATGGTCAGTGTTGCTAAATCATTTGATGCTCCAATAAAG CTTCTGTTTCCCACTGCGGATGCTGCACGCCCATTCTCAATGCTTGGCCTTGGTGATATCGTAATACCTG GTATATTTGTTGCACTTGCCCTTCGTTTTGATGTCTCGCGAGGGATCAAGAACCGTTACTTCAATAGTGCATTTTTGGGATATACTGCGGGTATGACAGTAACAATAGTTGTCATGAACTGGTTTCAAGCTGCGCAG CCTGCTCTGCTATACATCGTTCCTGGTGTGACTGGCTTTGTTGCTATTCACTCTTTGTGGAATGGAGAAGTAAAGCCG CTACTGGAGTTTACGGAGGCGCAAGCCGAAGAGGAAGGAGCtggcgaggaggaagatgaagattcCAGTAAGAGCAAAAAGGCAGACTAG